One genomic window of Cricetulus griseus strain 17A/GY chromosome 3, alternate assembly CriGri-PICRH-1.0, whole genome shotgun sequence includes the following:
- the Dus2 gene encoding tRNA-dihydrouridine(20) synthase [NAD(P)+]-like isoform X3 — protein MGCPKEYSTKGGMGAALLSDPDKIEKILSTLVKGIHKPVTCKIRILPSLEDTLNLVKRIERTGISAIAVHGRNREERPQHPVSCEVIRAIAETLSIPVIANGGSHDHIQQHLDIEDFRQATAASSVMVARAAMWNPSIFLKDGLRPLEEVMQKYIRYAVQYDNHYTNTKYCLCQMLREQLESPQGRLLHAAQSSQEICEAFGLGAFYEETIRELDARRADLLAKTPEAVEEPAEDTSGIIKMAIKFDRRAYPPQITPKMCLLEWCRREKLPQPMYETVQRPIDRMFCSVVTVAEQKYQSTLWDKSKKLAEQTAAIVCLRSQGLPEGRLGEESPSLNKRKREAPNQDPGGLRVQEPALPGEICKKPFVTLGSSEDDLLEGC, from the exons GGAGGAATGGGAGCTGCTCTGTTGTCAGACCCGGACAAGATTGAGAAG ATCCTCAGCACTCTTGTTAAAGGAATACACAAACCTGTGACCTGTAAAATCCGAATCCTGCCATCG CTAGAAGATACCTTGAACCTTGTGAAGCGGATAGAGAGGACTGGCATTTCAGCCATTGCAGTTCATGGGAG GAACCGGGAGGAACGACCTCAGCACCCTGTCAGCTGTGAAGTTATAAGAGCCATCGCTGAAACCCTCTCCATTCCTGTCATAGCCAA TGGAGGATCTCACGACCACATCCAGCAACATTTGGACATAGAGGACTTTCGACAAGCCACAGCTGCCTCTTCAGTGATGGTGGCTCGAGCAGCAATGTGGAACCCCTCTATCTTCCTCAAGGATGGCCTTCGTCCCCTAGAAGAAGTCATGCAGAAGTATATCAGATAT GCAGTGCAGTATGATAACCACTACACCAACACCAAATACTGCTTGTGCCAGATGCTGCGGGAACAGCTGGAGTCGCCCCAGGGAAGGTTGCTTCATGCTGCCCAGTCTTCCCAGGAAATATG CGAGGCCTTTGGCCTTGGTGCCTTCTATGAAGAGACCATTCGGGAGCTAGATGCCCGGCGAGCTGACCTCTTGGCTAAGACTCCAGAGGCAGTTGAGGAGCCAGCTGAAGATACCTCTGGCATCATTAAGATGGCTATCAAGTTTGACCG GAGAGCGTATCCACCCCAAATTACCCCCAAGATGTGCCTGCTGGAATGGTGTCGGAGAGAGAAGTTGCCACAGCCTATGTATGAAACA GTTCAACGACCCATAGATCGAATGTTCTGCTCTGTTGTCACTGTTGCAGAGCAAAAGTACCAGTCCACACTGTG GGACAAGTCTAAGAAACTGGCAGAACAGACTGCAGCTATCGTCTGTCTGCGGAGTCAGGGCCTCCCCGAGGGTCGATTGGGTGAGGAGAGCCCCTCCTTGAACAAGCGCAAGCGAGAGGCCCCTAACCAAGATCCTGGGGGTCTCAGAGTTCAGGAGCCAGCACTACCTGGGGAGATATGCAAGAAGCCATTTGTAACCCTGGGAAGTAGTGAAGATGATCTTCTGGAAGGCTGTTGA